The following proteins are co-located in the Candidatus Methylomirabilota bacterium genome:
- a CDS encoding phosphatase PAP2 family protein — MEAHPARHWRALSLGGAALFLGLGVLVFAVGLLPGDSTLYEEVMAHRTPAILEFFSWANMFGSWTGLLPASLVLLAISPEARKRWWLIVLVLLGAPLIEQVAKHLVGRTRPRGSAMGFPSGHMTGAAAFAVIAIYFAIKEPWSRVQRLGLTAVVTVMVVLVGVARLVLNAHWPSDMLGGLLLGSTCAAAGAWWDARRSAA, encoded by the coding sequence ATGGAGGCACATCCTGCCCGCCATTGGCGCGCGCTCTCCCTGGGAGGCGCCGCGCTGTTCCTGGGGCTCGGAGTCTTGGTCTTTGCCGTCGGCCTTCTGCCCGGCGACTCGACGCTCTACGAGGAGGTCATGGCGCACCGGACTCCGGCTATCCTCGAGTTCTTCTCCTGGGCCAACATGTTCGGCTCGTGGACTGGCCTCCTGCCTGCCTCTCTCGTGCTCCTTGCCATCTCGCCAGAGGCGAGGAAGCGCTGGTGGCTCATCGTGCTCGTGCTCCTCGGGGCGCCGCTGATCGAACAGGTGGCCAAGCACCTCGTCGGGCGGACGCGGCCGCGCGGATCGGCCATGGGCTTTCCGAGCGGCCACATGACCGGGGCCGCGGCCTTCGCCGTCATCGCCATCTACTTCGCCATCAAGGAGCCGTGGAGCCGTGTCCAGCGGCTCGGGCTCACCGCCGTGGTGACCGTCATGGTGGTCCTGGTCGGCGTCGCGCGCCTCGTGCTGAACGCGCACTGGCCGTCCGACATGCTGGGCGGCCTGCTCCTCGGCTCCACCTGCGCGGCGGCCGGCGCGTGGTGGGATGCGAGGCGGAGCGCGGCCTGA
- a CDS encoding metal ABC transporter ATP-binding protein: MRPFVELEGVGVSYGEVRVLDGINLTVEPGDFLGIIGPNGSGKTTLLRVMLGLLEPQEGSVRLFGQPPSAFREWRRLGYVPQRAALDPSLPVTVREVVASGLVASLGLLQRIGRAQRARVSDALARVGMEAHARARIGALSTGQQQRVLIARALCSDPELIILDEPTGGVDPEAQTSFYAMLHHLNREREVTLVLVSHDIGVVAKQVTKLACLNRRLIFHGRPGDFLSDAALTALYGPSVRIVSHDH; this comes from the coding sequence ATGCGCCCTTTCGTCGAGCTCGAGGGCGTGGGCGTCTCCTACGGCGAAGTCCGCGTGCTCGACGGCATCAACCTCACCGTCGAGCCCGGCGACTTTCTCGGCATCATCGGCCCCAACGGCTCGGGCAAGACCACCCTCCTGCGGGTGATGCTGGGGCTGCTGGAACCCCAGGAAGGCTCGGTGAGGCTCTTCGGCCAGCCGCCGTCCGCATTCCGCGAGTGGCGGCGATTGGGCTATGTCCCGCAGCGGGCCGCGCTCGATCCTTCCCTGCCCGTGACCGTGCGGGAGGTGGTCGCCTCCGGCCTCGTGGCGAGCCTTGGTCTTCTCCAGCGTATCGGCCGGGCGCAGAGAGCCCGCGTTTCGGACGCGCTGGCCCGCGTCGGCATGGAGGCGCACGCGCGGGCGCGCATCGGCGCGCTCTCAACCGGGCAGCAGCAGCGCGTGCTGATCGCCCGCGCGCTCTGCTCCGACCCCGAGCTGATCATCCTGGACGAGCCCACGGGCGGCGTGGACCCCGAGGCGCAGACCTCCTTTTACGCCATGCTCCACCACTTGAACCGCGAGCGCGAGGTCACCCTCGTCCTCGTCAGCCACGACATCGGCGTCGTCGCCAAGCAGGTCACGAAGCTCGCCTGCCTCAACCGGCGGCTCATCTTCCACGGCCGCCCCGGCGATTTCCTGAGCGACGCGGCCCTGACGGCCCTGTACGGGCCGTCAGTGCGCATCGTGAGCCACGACCACTAG